tgtatgtgtgtgtgtgtgtgtgtgtgtgtgtgtgtgtgtgtgtgtgtgtgtgtgtgtgtgtgtgtgtgtgtgtgtgtgtgtgtgtgtgtgtgtgtgtgtgtgtgtgtaattttacagggcctgggcttacgctcctgtagtcccgtctccatatccgtacttgtccagttttcccttaaagttgtgcacacactTCGCCGATACTACCTCCTCACTTAGTTTGTTCCAAAGCTTtatgtttctttgcaggaagctatatttttttgtgtctcaagcatcttccttttctcagtttttttttcctgtctcctcgtgtgttgctggtgtttctcagttctcttagtagcaactcctcgttatctacttcttccagtTTATTCCACAATATGTAAATTAATATttagtctcccctttctcttctttgttgcaatgttggcaggtccatttccattaacctttcttcatgtgacaatccctccagttctggaaccatcttctttgtcatcctttgtattctttctagttttttcacgtgtttcttcttatgggaagACCACACAttttccgcatattccaactttggtctaatcatagtggtaatcatcttcttcatcatatctttatccatgtggtggaatgctattcctatatttcttaccattctatacgtatctccGAATATATTTaagtcttcttgcagaatttcagtctttactatttcttatgtgtctcagcaatttcgcatcgtctgcaaacaagtTCATGTTACTATTTACcttctccggcatatcatttatatatactagggAAAGTATCGGTGCCAGTACCGATCTTTGAGGCACCACACTCTACATTTTTCCATTCCAAGTGAGATGTGAGTGCCCTCTACCTCCCATAGCTCtgtcctctactttttcttttgtgGTGGTACCCCTCgctctttattcttattttttttctcccattcacAGGGAGTGGAGTTTTATAGTTGGGCCACAGTGAAGTGCCTCTCATTCCCCAACTACACTGCTCGTCTTCATCTGGGGTCATTTCCCAGTTTTTCTGTTCCCAGGGTCATGCCTATCCCATGCTGAGCTGACAAGGCATTAGGATGTATGATGGCGGCTGGATCCTGTTGTTTTTTGCCATCATTTTGTCAGCTTTTTATGCATGTTTCTTGTACCAATGGCCCCTAGTCCGGAGCAGACCTCAAGTGGTCGGGGGTGCGAAGAATGTCTCCGCCtctgttgttttgttttaaatcagttttcttttattgttgttaCCTTTTTAcgtctttgtttttgttgatgggatttttctatcaattttacttgttttatttattctgttGGCCGGTGATATCGAAAGTAATCCTGGCCCACGCCGACAACCTGCGAAAAGTTGCCGTGTCCTTTACTCCAATATTCGTGGGCTTCATAAGAATTTAAAGGATCTTACAATAGCTGCTGTCAACCATGACATTGTTTTCTGTGCAGAAACTCTTGTTTCTAACATTATAAATATTTCAGAGCTTCTTATTCCTAATTTTAATAAACCTGTTCTAATTAGACGGGATTCCTTTCCTCGTGCTCGTGGCATGGGTTTGTATATTAGATCTGGTTACAGTGCACAACacttaactaaatttgtatgtcaCTGCCATGAGATGCAGCTTGTCAAAGTCTCTAGCAAATACAATAATCATTATATTTTCAGCCTATATAGGAATTCAGATGCTAATAATGACTTGTATGATTGCCTTTTAACTGCTATGGCTTCAATACAGTCAGTTGATGTCAAAGCATCTTTTATATTTGTTGGAGACTTGAATGGACATCACCAAGAATGGTTGGGTTCTGTATCTCCAACCAATAGTAATGGTCTTGCTGCTCTGGATTTCTTTAATCTGTCTGGTTGTGAGCAGCTGATTCATGGACCTACACACAGTTCTGGGAACTGCCTGGATTTGGCTTTAACTGACATTCCTGGTGTTGTAGTGGCTTCTGTCCTTGCTCCCATAGGTACTTCTGATCACAATCACTGTAAGATCTGTTTAGACTTCACTGTGCCTAATATCACCATTTCCCGTCAGGTCTATCTTAAATCTCGAGTCAACTGTTTGTTCTGAAATTAATAATATTCAGTGGCATACTATTTTTCGATCCAATGACCCAGTCTCTGCTCTCAATACTTGTCTATTAGATATTTTACGCAGAAGAGTTCCATCTAAGATAATCAAATCTCGTATGAGAGACAAAGCCTGGTTTAATGATGACTGTAACCGGGCCTATGATGATAAGCAGGCTGCTTATCACCTATGGAGACAGAATCGATGCCAGTTGCTATGGGATAATTATGTTGCTCTTAATGTTGATGCTCAGAGAATCTATAATGCAGCTGAAGTTACTTATAATTCTCATATACAGGAGGTTCTTGCAGGAACTACTCAACCACATAAATGGTGGGCTTCTCTTAAATCCTCCTTGTTTGGTGTCGATTCTAGCATGCCTCCATTATGCGAGTCTGATGGTTCAATGTCCTTTGATCCTTTAAGAAAGGCTAATTTACTTTCtgatatttttataaacaaacaGTGTGATGATGAATTATCACTACCTTTGACTTGTTTCTCCTTTCCAAAACTTAGCTCAGTTGCATTTAGATCCAGTGAATTGAAAAAGTACCTTCTAGATCTTGATATATATGGTGGAACGGATCCAGATgggtttttttcctctattctttaagaAGATTGCTACGTTCTTAGCACCAAAACTTGCTGTAGTATTTAGGTTACTGCTGAAAGCTGGTAGTTTTCCTTCTTGTAGGCGCAAGGCCAACATCACCCCCATCCCTAAAGAAGCCTCAGCTTCAACTTTTCCTACTGAGTACCGCCCAATTTCTATGACTCTTATCCTCTCTAAGATCTTTGAGAGGCTTTTGGCTAAACGGCTTTCCATATACTGTGATAAATTCAATCAGTTACCTGATTCTCAGTTCGGATTCCATAAGGGTTTGGGAACATGTGACGCTCTCTTGACTGAGTCATGACCTGCAGTCTTCTTTGAATCGTGGACATGAGTCTCGAGTTGTTGCTATTGATTTTAGTTCTGCTTTTGATGTTGTGAATCATAGGGCTCAAATTTATAAACTACAACTCCTTGGTATTGGTGGAAGTCTTATCAGTATTTCTAAAGAATTTTTAACTAATCGATTACAgtgtgtggttgttgatggtgcctACTTTGCTTCTCCgcctgttgtttctggtgttcctcagggcagtgtccttggacctttatttttttacattttttatttttgaCTTGGGAATTAACCTCGCAAACAAGcttatttcatatgctgatgatgcaactctatactcctctgttcattctcctagcaacagaggtgaaattgctgcatctctgaatagggGCCTGGCAATGATCACtgcttggtgtcaactttggggcaagaagcttaatgctaataaaacgcactccattaccatcagtagatcccgtaccttgaatccacctcatccttgtttatatatttttggtgaacagattaaggatgtttctagcattcgtttgttgggagtcacCCTTGATTtgaaactgacatttgagaagcacatccgttccatgtcttccactattgcacagaagacaggcttacttcgtaagagcttcaaaatatttgcttgtgactcaactgtaatccacttttttatgcattcattttgcctcACTTTGAGTATTGCGCTCCTGTTTGGAGGTCTGCTGCCAGTTGCCATTTAAAGtaacttgacagagctatcaattaaattaaatttgattTCTCcagcacttgttcttgatcttgatcatcggcgtcaagttggtgcccctaacattttatttacttttttaagaATAActggcatcccttacacaatgctttgcctaaTCCTTTTATTCCTGCCCGGGTCAAGAGGTTTGCTCTtcgtcaaaacgatcttgctcttaatcctatgaatttttgtacgacacaattctcacgatgttttcttccgtcgttgacaagtttatggaatcagttacccaatgagattgtcctttctgcagacatttctgcatttaagtctcgtgtgaatgtctttttgaaacagtaattttatttttcctccttttggctttgactggccagtttcttaactagtcgttgcctttgcttttctccagtgccttttggtattttgtgtggttcaacgttttgtatctgcaccctgaagggaggctttggtagcttataatgataataataataataatatttcgatttcatgtcctttaccactgttttcatttcccttccctttaagtaactttccatccagtttttgATTTTCCCTTACAATCCTCTATTTTCCatcttccataatagtcttgtatgtagAACTTTgtcgaaagtgtgtgtgtgtgtgtgtgtgtgtgtgtgagagagagagagagagagagagagagagagagagagagagagagagagagagccaaacgTGATATCATAAGAGCCAATAACACTTAAATCTTAAAAAGTTCGCCGTCTAAAGCTCCCTCCTTCAAAACACAAACACGTATCTAAGATAATCCAGATAGCGGGGACCAAGCCTACGCGATAAGGCCAAAGCTGAGAGATGTTACGTAGTGTTGTAGCAGTAACCCCTACAAACAGCCGTGTGCTCTTCTCCCCGGTGACTAAAAgaaaatggtgtggcagcacaCACTAATTATTTTGTCATCAATGTTCTAATTGTTGTGCCCCGTGTTTTTtggcgtcttcattgttaacttttcttgttaaTCGTTTATCTTCAACTGTCTGTCCACGTCCTCCTATTGTTCTCTTATACATTTTGTACatcacatacaccaacacttcaatgtcatttacactacacaacattcacATACACGCATATACACTTAACCAcgtcttttatgtattttgtctgTCTTAATGACTTCCGTAAGTTTTTGTGAATAAATAACCTTGACGGGGAACAACTAGCAGTTTGAGCACTCACCTACCACCAACAGTGTTAAGGCATTGGTTACGGGACATCTGTGTGGTGGCTCCTCATACCTCCCCCGCCCTGTTGACGACCTTGATCAGTGTTGAAGCTGGTGACGTGAGCGGGAGATATGGCACACCTCCTCCTTGATTACCTATCTGTCTTAGAAGGGGGACTCAAGGAAAAGCACTAGTAAAATAGGCACACACTATTATCGTCAGCTGTAGTGTCTTATCTCCTCGGTCACATGGAATTGGCTTATCGGTGGTCGTAAAGGGTAAAGGATCCATACAAGTGCACGGAGGTCACCAGTGTGTGTTTTTATGACGCATTTACAGGTCTTTCATTGTGTGGAAGTGTACGActatcaccgccactaccatcttTGCATCACCATCTTTATCCTCATcaccaacagcaacagcagctgaAGACGCACTTGGCTCATCGGAGTttcttggtgtggtggtggtggtgacggccgaGGTGGTGCTGGAAGTTAGGTTATAAGGAGTCACCACCGAGGCGCCATGGCCCTGTCCGCGGCGATGGGCAAGGTGGCGAGGGGATTGAGCACCCTCTTCTACGTGGCGAGCCCCAACGAAACAACCTTCCGTCAAGTCCACGAGGTGCCCGACTACATTAacggggtacgtgtgtgtgtgtgtgtgtgtgtgtgtgtgtgtgtgtgtgtgtgtaaatttcgACTGCCTATACTTTCTTATCTCATAGCAACCTTTTCTTCAAAATATTTTCATAAGTCAATGATGATTTTTAAATTGGAATACTGCATCTTGTCTATTTTTTCGTCGCCGTACATATGTGTGAATTTTCAATTTTAATCAGAAAATTATAAATTAGGTACCATCCATGGATCCCACCAGCTCCCACGCCAAAAAAAATCGAAGTCTaccttgtttatatattatctttATGTCTCTGTTTTGCGTCAGGCGGTTCCTTTCTTCACCGCCTTCATCCTGCTGGAGTGGGTCGTGACGCGAATGAAGGGCGGCAAAATTCGCTTAAACGACCTCTTCACTTCAGTACTAAACGGGGTGGCCTACGAAGTGCTGGGGTGAGTAGAGGCTTGCATTTTGTCTTTTAGGGGACAACATTTTCTCGAGAAGTATAAGCAATCTTTCGTTATCATGTAATTATGTCTCTAAGTGATGGATATAGGGAAGTGTGTTTTCCACGAGTGAAGTGTTATAACAGTTGCGGCGAAAACCGACTGTCAAGAGCACTCACTTTCTTGCTCTGCCGAGATGAAGTTGCATAACCACGTTACTCAGCGGCTGTTTTAAAACTGCAAATCCTGGCGCCTATTTCATCCCCGTCACGTGTCTGCAATAACGGAAAGGGATAGGGGTAGGTAACAATGTACATGGACGGTATCTAGCATCGGTCCCAGTGCAGCTGTCCGGGCCTCTCCCGCCTAGACGGGCAGTACTCTTGCACCACACTATGAAAATAGTGATGCACATTTGTTCCCGTGATGAGCACTTGTACCCCCAGAATGTTAGTCACGGCTGCCATTAATGGTACTCATTCAGTATTGCTCAGCTGTGTTGTCGCATTCGTTTGAGGACCGTTTACGTTTTTTGCCATGCTTGTGTTCATGGTATTCACAGCAAACTCAGCGTGAAGGACTCTATGGCCTTCTCAGTGTTGTCGTTACGTATTGTTGTCACAAGCAAATGGTCGGATGTCCCCTCCTGAGACATTTGCAGTCAAGGCAGTGATAAAGACAGCCAAGTTTTGAGGTTGGTCAGATAAACTCTTGTACATAGAGATTTCTTTCAgttaataacgcaaatttaaaaccTTATCCGAACGTCAGTTAAATTCTACTGTTCGCAATTTCTTTAGGGTCCTACGCCTCAGCCTGCGTGTCTTTGTGTCCCTTTCACAGCGTGGGGGTCGTTGCCTTCCACCTCTGTGGCTACGAGTGGCTTTACGAGCGTCGCCTCCTTGACCTCGACTGGTCCTCGCCGATCACCTGGTGGGTCGCCGCTTTCGGAGTCGACCTCGGCTACTACTGGTTCCACAGGGCAACACACGGTGGGACCCGAGCTGTCTGCTTCTTCCtcgcccccttctctctctctctctctctctctctctctctctctctctctctctctctctgactcatttTGTCCTCATTCTCACCTTTACAGTCATGTAAAATTAGTTATCTAGGATTATACTTTGATAGTTAATACATTACTTAAATTTTGTGTAATACAATTTGTAATTCAACTGTATGGTTTCAGATAGTAACACTGCCCTTCtgaggaattctctctctctctctctctctctctctctctctctctctctctctctctctctctctctctctctctgactcatttTGTCCTCATTCTCACCTTTACAGTCATGTAAAATTAGTTATCTAGGATTATACTTTGATAGTTAATACATTACTTAAATTTTGTGTAATACAATTTGTAATTCAACTGTATGGTTTCAGATAGTAACGCTGCCCTTCTGAGGAATTCAACGTTGATAATCTAAAGCTTACTACAGAAGGAGAGGCGCAGCACATGATGGAGCTTTTATTAATGTTCCGTTTTGTACTCCTCTCACACATAAATACTTGCATACCAACTCACCTGCTCACATCTTAGGGTGTGTTAGTTAACATGTACGCACACCTCCATGGCAGGGAAAATCAACACAATATTGAGCTGAGATGAAACAGCACACTAGTGTCAGAGTAAAGATGTTTACCAATCTTTATTAAGACAATAGTCCATTTATCGATTTAGGTTCACATGTACAGAGTATTTTATTTCCTGATATGAATACTGATTGGAATGGTGCGTACAAATTAGCGACCATAACCTCTAGGCATGGACTGGGACCCTCGGCCTGACGGACGTTTGATCCTCAGAGATCAACCTGGTGTGGGCGAGCCACCAGGTGCACCACTCGTCCGAGGAATACAACCTCAGCACGGCCATCAGACAGTCCATGTTCCAGCGCTACTTTTCCATCGGTTTCTACCAGCCCTTGGCCCTCCTCGGAGTCCCGCTTCCCgctctcctcgtccacctccagTTTAATTTGATTTTCCAGTTCTGGATTCACACGGAGGTGATTGACAACTGCGGCCCTTTGGAGTGGGTTCTCAACACGCCGTCTCACCATCGAGTCCACCATGGTTAGTTTGTCTTGTGTCGCCCTAATGATGGCTGGACACCATCGAGTACTGTCATATAGTTTCGGAAAAATGCGTGAAGAATTCAACAATCTTCAGGTTACGACGTATTttgaaaagaaaactgaattGCAAAATATAAGCGTACCAACATCATTGTGAAATATCTAATAGCTCAGAAGAGGAAAAGTCATATGTATAGGGAAAGTAATCTGGAGATCTACAGGATCAGTAATTCATTGAGTCGCATACGCACTTTTGGGAGCATATAGGCTACAATCAATGgtctgcttgactgactgactgaatgactgactcaTTTTTCCAGGCGCGAACAAGTGGTGTCTCGACAAGAATTACGCGGGCGTCCTCATCATCTGGGACCGTCTGTTCGGTACCTTCCAGGCGGAGCGGCGCGACGAGAAGATTGCATACGGCCTGGTGGATCAACCGCAGTCCTTCAACGTGCTCTGGCTGCAGGTGAGCGGCGTCTCGTGGCTTCTGGCCGCTCATGAGAAAACATGGCAATGAAAATTCCAAGTATTTATGGAATCTACTCGGTATTAAATAAGTATGTAAAGTTTTCAGTAAGAATTCCTGACtagctcttcatctgtttcttctcATTTGAGTTAACAGATGCATCAGTTAGTGCTCGTCTTGGACAACTTTACAATGTTGATTAGTTCCTAACCATTCAACAACTGAATTTATGATCAAGTGAAAAAGACGGGACTGCATAAATAAACTTTTTGCTCGGGATTTCACATAATGTGTCAAGGTTGTAAAAAAAACTGTTACACATGAAGCGTTTGTCCTCCTGCTCTGCCCCAGATCTTCTACTTCGGGGCGGTGTTCCGTAAGGCGCGGAGTATGACCACTTGGGGGGACTCCCTGAGGGCGCTCTTTTACGGCCCTGGCTGGTTTCCTGGAACGCCGCGCCTTGGAGACCCCGACACCTTCCCTGACGTCAAGGCCCCCCGGGTGAAGTACAACCCACAGCTTCCCCTGTGGCAGGAGGCATACGTGTTGGTGCACTTCGCCATCCTCATCCTGGTGCAGCAAGCGTGGATCCCCAAGGTTGCCGTGAGTATACAATGATGCTGCCTTGTTCATGCTGCCCTTCTTTTCATGAAGCGGAGGTCATCTTTGTTCTGTTGCCATGTGTTGTTAAAGGAAATATTAATTTTTCATAGGTACACAATCTTATAAATCTGTGTGTCCCTTTGCAGTAAAAGATAAGGTCCGTTAGTACATGATAGGTCAGTCTAAACATACAAGTCTTTGATTGAAAGTTCTGTACTTTTCTACTTTACAGctttaaaataataaaatattatgTCGATGATGAGGTAGGTAAATAAATACTCTTCATCGCCCGTTTACGTGGCTCAAGTAAGTAAGGAGTCAAAAGTATCCCCCGCCATAACTGTCCTCAGCACGATGTCGTGCAGTGAACATGACGTGAGTAACTGCAGGACCAACCACCCTCCACACTGTTATTTCCCATTGACAGAGCTTCTCGTGGGTGTCTGCCCTCGTGTTTACGGCGTTCATCTTCGTGTCTGCGGGGATCGTCGGGGCCATGTACGACGGGTGGTGGTGGGCGCCCCTGGTGGAGGCCGCCCGATGCATTGCCTACGTAGCCTACGCCCGCAGCAACCCAGTCACCGGGTGCCAGGCTATGGACGCCGCCATCCTCTTCTACTTTGCGGCTTCTGCCTTCATCTGGACTTCGCACAGCCTCGCCGTGGTGAAGGCCTCCGTCAAGGCTGCCAAGCTGGAATAATCACCTTGTTCTGGACACACTCCTTCCCTGTACAGCCACATATGATGCTGTTGCCTGGAATGCTCCAGTCTCCGTGCTGCCTTATCAAAGCTCCCTGTGATTTTCTGTCATTGACACCAACGCCTAAGCTGTCCATCTTTTCTTGTAGATTGCTAAAAGCGAACACGTTTACATTTTCTGTACTGCCTGTCAGTACTACCTCCATCCCGTCTTACACGAGGGTGGTTTAACTCCACACCCCATGCAAAACATACGTATTTACCCTTGTTGCAAGTAACTACCTCGTCGAACACTCCAGCTTTGGGCCATACAGAACGTTGTTGATAGGTTACCATCGTCAttggacgaggatgaggagaaagaagaggaggagaaagaagagtaagagaaggtaGACGAAGAACAAAAGTAAtatgaggaggagtaagaaggtgGAGGTGCTGTTGGAGGCCACGTCAATCCCAACATTCCTCTCCCATGCACGCCGTCGCCACCTTGCCACAGATGGTGTGGGACACGATCGTGTCGCGGATCGAAAGTTGTCACAGGATAGAAAACTCAAAAAAGCAGTTCAGAGTATGGCCTTTTGAGGCTCTGTGTCTTAAGATAACGACTTTGATACCCAAGAGATAGCATAAATGTTTATATAAATTATCAGGTCAAAAGAACACAAATAGCTAAAGGCATGCATTAACTTTTTAAATCACAAAACTACATCCAAGTAAATTGTTCATTAGATATTATGAATATGGTTTTGGTGTTAGTAAAAGTAACCGAAGTATCTAAAATCTCTACCTTTTTTGTTTTAATTACATATATTAGAAGGCGTTTTGGTGACCAGCTGATTCCCTCAGTGTCTAAATGCACGTTCAGGTGTTTCGTGATACTCATACAAAACCGACTCGTTCATATAACCTTACCAGTTACGTTATATAGCCCATGACTGACGATGAGACggaggacgaagggaaaggaagacggaaaggagaggaaggtgtagcttgaaaagggatgagagagaagacAAGGGTGGCGTGAGGAGAAATACTTGTTGTGCTCCCAGATTGGGTTGTTTAAGGAGCACTAATTTAAGATTTAGTTCGCGACAACTGACTCAAGATTCTGGTACTGAAGAGTATTTTAAGGAGTTCGTAAATAGGATGGTGAAACGTTATCGCTTTTTACCGTTACCGTTGatcgttgatgaggtttcaggccttgctccgccgctgatgcagcgctctacgagggccgtcaacaacgttagcctcaataatagtcttcgatgcacttattctcaaacatcgtagtgagtgagtgagtgtcttaatttctttcacgaataatatcacatataacaatTAGTTCAATGTTCATGTACGTctgctattttcattatagtatcccaattaaatattcaacaattatttccaacacactgaaccttcatcacacacaatttatctttgagtacagacactgattaagagccatgatcggtcatgttacgaattctctcaatttcagtctggagaactacacaacactggccATTCGCTGAGTGGtcgatttcaggcttcttgtatctcacacaatttatgcatttcttctcagccatggtgcacttaGTCCATGTAGTTCTTCATTAGGTTCTGATTTATAGGGAAAAACTAGCGGACTACTTCGCTATCATCTGCTCTAAGTATTTGGGGTGTTTGAACTGAGCCAGGTGATGTTACTGCGGTAGTGACGTCGGGTGTAGTTCCCTGCATGCGGGGGCCGGGGCACCACATACAGCGCCCTGACgcggaaggaaggggatgaagaagaggatgcgGTGATGATGGAAACAGGCGAGAAGTGATAcgcgggggaaagggagaggaggaggaaggtggtttTGCCGACAGACAGAGCACGtggggaagaaggatgagagaggatgCACAGACAGGGAAGACAAGCTACccagaagggggaaaaggggagggaaaag
This is a stretch of genomic DNA from Eriocheir sinensis breed Jianghai 21 chromosome 10, ASM2467909v1, whole genome shotgun sequence. It encodes these proteins:
- the LOC126996543 gene encoding alkylglycerol monooxygenase-like; the protein is MALSAAMGKVARGLSTLFYVASPNETTFRQVHEVPDYINGAVPFFTAFILLEWVVTRMKGGKIRLNDLFTSVLNGVAYEVLGVGVVAFHLCGYEWLYERRLLDLDWSSPITWWVAAFGVDLGYYWFHRATHEINLVWASHQVHHSSEEYNLSTAIRQSMFQRYFSIGFYQPLALLGVPLPALLVHLQFNLIFQFWIHTEVIDNCGPLEWVLNTPSHHRVHHGANKWCLDKNYAGVLIIWDRLFGTFQAERRDEKIAYGLVDQPQSFNVLWLQIFYFGAVFRKARSMTTWGDSLRALFYGPGWFPGTPRLGDPDTFPDVKAPRVKYNPQLPLWQEAYVLVHFAILILVQQAWIPKVASFSWVSALVFTAFIFVSAGIVGAMYDGWWWAPLVEAARCIAYVAYARSNPVTGCQAMDAAILFYFAASAFIWTSHSLAVVKASVKAAKLE